The Manihot esculenta cultivar AM560-2 chromosome 1, M.esculenta_v8, whole genome shotgun sequence genome has a window encoding:
- the LOC110607221 gene encoding endoglucanase 6, producing MEKHFRLISMTPLFLLLCFPFAFAGHDYGQALSKSILFFEAQRSGYLPHNQRVTWRANSGLNDGKASGVDLVGGYYDAGDNVKFGLPMAFTITMMSWGIIEYGKQMAASGELGHAMAAVKWGTDYLIKAHPEPNVLYGEVGDGNSDHYCWQRPEDMTTDRRAYRIDPSNPGSDLAGETAAAMAAASIVFRRSNPAYANELLGHAHQLFYFANKYRGKYDSSITVAQKYYRSISGYNDELLWAAAWLYQATNNHYYLSYLGENGDSMGGTGWGMTEFGWDVKYAGVQTLVAKFLMQGKAGHYAPVFERYQQKAEYFMCSCLGKGSRNVQKTPGGLLFRQRWNNMQFVTSASFLATVYSDYLASAGRSIKCASGVVAPSELLSFAKSQVDYILGDNPRATSYMVGYGNNYPRQVHHRASSIVSIKVNPSFVSCRGGYATWFSRKASDPNVLAGAIVGGPDAYDNFADERDNYEQTEPATYNNAPILGILARLNGGHGGYNQLLPVVVPAPTHQKPASHPKITPAPASNSAPISVEQKMTTSWNAKGRTYYRYSTIVTNKSAKTLTDLKLSISKLYGPIWGLTKSGDSYAFPSWLESLPAGKSLEFVYIHAASAADVSVSSYDLA from the exons ATGGAGAAGCATTTTAGGCTCATTTCAATGACCCCTCTGTTTCTGCTCCTGTGTTTCCCGTTTGCTTTTGCTGGTCATGACTATGGCCAAGCTCTGAGTAAGAGCATTCTATTCTTTGAAGCTCAAAGATCTGGTTACCTTCCCCATAATCAGAGAGTCACTTGGAGAGCTAATTCTGGGCTAAATGATGGCAAGGCCAGTGGG GTGGATCTCGTTGGTGGGTATTATGATGCAGGGGACAATGTGAAGTTTGGGCTGCCAATGGCGTTCACCATTACAATGATGTCGTGGGGCATAATAGAGTACGGGAAACAAATGGCTGCCAGTGGTGAACTTGGCCATGCCATGGCTGCCGTTAAGTGGGGAACCGACTACCTTATTAAAGCTCACCCTGAACCCAACGTTCTCTATGGAGAG GTGGGAGATGGGAACAGCGACCATTACTGCTGGCAAAGACCGGAGGATATGACTACCGACCGCAGGGCTTACAGGATCGACCCAAGCAATCCTGGGTCGGATCTCGCCGGTGAAACAGCCGCCGCCATGGCTGCCGCATCCATCGTATTCCGTCGCTCTAACCCTGCCTACGCCAATGAGCTCCTTGGCCACGCCCATCAG CTATTCTATTTTGCAAACAAGTACAGGGGCAAATATGACAGCAGCATTACCGTTGCCCAGAAGTATTATCGCTCCATTAGTGGATACAAT GATGAGTTGCTATGGGCTGCTGCCTGGTTGTATCAGGCAACTAATAATCATTACTACTTGAGCTACCTTGGGGAAAATGGTGACTCAATGGGTGGAACTGGATGGGGCATGACTGAATTTGGCTGGGATGTCAAGTATGCTGGGGTTCAAACTCTTGTTGCCAAG TTCCTGATGCAAGGCAAAGCTGGACACTATGCACCAGTTTTTGAGAGGTACCAACAGAAGGCTGAGTACTTCATGTGTTCATGCCTTGGAAAGGGTAGCAGGAATGTTCAGAAAACTCCCGGCGGTCTACTTTTCCGCCAGAGGTGGAATAATATGCAGTTTGTCACAAGCGCATCCTTCTTGGCCACTGTCTATTCTGACTATCTTGCTTCTGCTGGTAGAAGCATCAAGTGTGCTTCTGGCGTTGTTGCCCCATCAGAGCTTCTTTCTTTTGCCAAATCTCAG GTGGATTACATTCTTGGAGACAACCCAAGAGCTACAAGTTACATGGTGGGTTATGGAAACAACTATCCGCGACAAGTTCACCACCGGGCTTCCTCAATTGTTTCCATTAAGGTTAATCCTTCATTTGTCAGCTGCAGAGGTGGTTATGCCACTTGGTTTAGCAGGAAAGCAAGTGATCCTAATGTCCTTGCTGGTGCTATTGTTGGTGGCCCTGATGCCTATGACAATTTTGCCGATGAAAGAGACAATTATGAGCAAACAGAGCCTGCTACCTACAACAATGCTCCTATTCTTGGTATATTGGCACGCCTAAATGGTGGCCATGGGGGTTACAACCAGTTGCTTCCAG TGGTGGTTCCAGCTCCTACCCATCAGAAACCAGCATCACATCCAAAAATAACTCCAGCTCCAG CTTCAAATTCTGCTCCTATTTCCGTAGAGCAGAAGATGACAACTTCATGGAACGCCAAGGGAAGAACTTACTACAGATATTCCACCATAGTTACCAACAAATCTGCCAAGACTTTGACAGATCTCAAGCTCTCAATATCTAAGCTTTATGGTCCTATATGGGGTCTCACAAAGTCTGGAGATTCTTATGCTTTTCCATCATGGCTTGAATCTTTACCTGCTGGAAAAAGTCTCGAGTTTGTTTATATCCATGCGGCCTCTGCTGCAGATGTCTCAGTTTCAAGCTACGATTTAGCCTGA